Genomic segment of Pseudomonas sp. DY-1:
GATGCCGGGCGACCAGTTTCACGGCTACATCCGCCGCGAAGCGGTGGGCGTGGTCGGCGCCATCGTCGCCTGGAACTTCCCCCTGCTGCTGGCCTGCTGGAAGCTCGGCCCGGCGCTCGCCACCGGCTGCACCGTGATCCTCAAGCCCGCCGATGAAACCCCGCTGACCGCCCTCAAGCTGGCCGAACTGGTGCTGGAAGCCGGCTACCCGGCCGGGGTGTTCAACGTCATCACCGGCACCGGCCTGAATGCCGGCGTCGCCCTCACCCGCCATCCGGGCGTGGACAAGCTGACCTTCACCGGCTCCACCGAGGTGGGCAAGCAGATCGGCAAGGCGGCCATGGACAACATGACCCGCGTGACCCTGGAACTCGGCGGCAAGTCACCGACCATCGTCATGCCCGACGCCAACCTCGCCGAAGCCGCCGCCGGCGCCGCCAGCGCGATCTTCTTCAACCAGGGCCAGGTGTGCTGCGCCGGCTCGCGTCTCTATGTGCACCGCAAGCACTTCGACAACGTGGTCGCCGACATCGCCGGCATCGCCAACGGCATGAAGCTCGGCAACGGCCTGGACCCCAGCGTGCAGATGGGCCCGCTGGTCTCCGCCAAGCAGCAAGACCGCGTCACCGGCTACATCAACCTCGGCCGCGAACTGGGCGCCACCATCGCCTGCGGCGGCGAAGGTTTCGGCCCCGGCTACTTCGTCAAGCCGACCGTGATCGTCGACGTCGACCAGCAGCACCGCCTGGTGCAGGAAGAAATCTTCGGCCCGGTGCTGGTGGCCATGCCCTTCGACGATATCGACGAGGTGGTGCGCATGGCCAACGACAACCCCTATGGCCTGGGCGCCAGCATCTGGTCCAACGACCTGTCGGCGGTACACAAGATGATTCCGCGCATCAAGTCCGGCTCGGTCTGGGTCAACTGCCACAGCGCCCTGGACCCGGCCCTGCCCTTCGGCGGCTACAAGCTCTCCGGCGTCGGCCGCGAGATGGGCGCGGCGGCCATCGAGCACTACACCGAGCTGAAGTCGGTGCTGATCAAGCTCTGAGGGCTCCTGTGGGAGCGATTTCAATCGCGAATGAATTCGCTCCCACAAAGGTGCCAAACGACCATTCGGCACCCGGTCCGACACCGTTGTGTGGGTGAAAAAAGCGCCATCCACCCTACGAAA
This window contains:
- a CDS encoding aldehyde dehydrogenase, which gives rise to MLADLPVLPQTQAFLNRKLKMLIGAQWQDAASGNTMSFRNPATGEILGEVPSATAEDVDRAVQAARQAFDDSAWSRMRPRERQNLLWRLADLMERDAQELAELECLNNGKSAAVAQVMDVQLAIDFLRYMAGWATKIEGTTVDPSLPLMPGDQFHGYIRREAVGVVGAIVAWNFPLLLACWKLGPALATGCTVILKPADETPLTALKLAELVLEAGYPAGVFNVITGTGLNAGVALTRHPGVDKLTFTGSTEVGKQIGKAAMDNMTRVTLELGGKSPTIVMPDANLAEAAAGAASAIFFNQGQVCCAGSRLYVHRKHFDNVVADIAGIANGMKLGNGLDPSVQMGPLVSAKQQDRVTGYINLGRELGATIACGGEGFGPGYFVKPTVIVDVDQQHRLVQEEIFGPVLVAMPFDDIDEVVRMANDNPYGLGASIWSNDLSAVHKMIPRIKSGSVWVNCHSALDPALPFGGYKLSGVGREMGAAAIEHYTELKSVLIKL